A genomic window from Salvia hispanica cultivar TCC Black 2014 chromosome 5, UniMelb_Shisp_WGS_1.0, whole genome shotgun sequence includes:
- the LOC125188007 gene encoding uncharacterized protein LOC125188007, with translation MAVILSNGPPSILALPRPPRRSIYHRRLHFCRPIHRSRILSGDTKILFKSSRSRIRSSNRDGAESSEADPIRVSESLDSKIDGSGSSFLSKLGILLGIAAVITLILVGVKPPNLGTSTGIQFLQDGASPPLVSPSAAFIFRAFGYTVLLPEYAPGWIYFWLLMAAGFGLFISEEALNIWVGVTLARLLCLDGTWHSLVDSFSRNAPYILTTVLWVYWGVCISDMIPFYLGKMFRQSKASDDVLSKIGVGEEKAKEISGTVQRYGNLIGFVERFSLGVRNPTAFLAGAMGITPECFFAGVCCGGLITLPIQLAIGFLLRERPVFALATIATVVGIWTVFPYALAALTGLFLYLRSRYSS, from the exons ATGGCGGTTATTCTTAGCAACGGACCTCCTTCCATCCTCGCTCTCCCGCGGCCGCCGCGCCGATCCATATACCACCGGCGACTGCATTTCTGTCGCCCAATTCACCGCTCCAGAATTCTCTCCGGCGACACCAAAATCCTATTCAAATCATCGCGTTCTCG GATCAGGAGCTCTAATCGTGATGGCGCAGAAAGCTCCGAAGCTGATCCAATTAGGGTTTCTGAAAGCTTAGATAGCAAAATTGATGGTAGTGGAAGCTCGTTTCTCTCAAAATTAGGGATACTTTTGGGGATAGCTGCTGTGATTACACTGATTTTAGTCGGTGTGAAGCCTCCAAATTTGGGAACATCAACTGGGATTCAGTTTCTACAAGATGGAGCCTCTCCCCCTTTGGTCTCGCCTTCTGCTGCTTTCATTTTCCGAGCTTTTGGATATACAGTATTGCTACCGGAATATGCTCCAGG ATGGATCTACTTTTGGCTACTCATGGCTGCAGGGTTCGGGCTGTTTATAAGCGAAGAGGCTTTGAATATATGG GTTGGGGTAACTTTGGCAAGATTACTTTGTTTGGATGGGACATGGCATTCTCTTGTGGATTCATTTTCTAGAAATGCTCCATACATTTTAACCACGGTTTTGTGGGTGTATTG GGGAGTTTGCATCAGTGATATGATACCATTTTACCTCGGGAAAATGTTCAGGCAATCCAAGGCATCTGATGATGTTCTTTCGAAG ATAGGGGTTGGTGAAGAGAAAGCCAAGGAAATTTCGGGCACTGTACAACGTTATGGAAATCTTATTGGATTCG TGGAACGATTCTCTCTTGGAGTAAGAAACCCCACAGCTTTTCTTGCTGGGGCAATG GGTATAACACCAGAGTGTTTCTTTGCCGGTGTCTGCTGTGGTGGACTCATAACTCTTCCAATACAG TTGGCAATTGGATTCTTGCTACGAGAACGTCCAGTCTTTGCACTTGCAACCATTGCCACTGTAGTT GGAATCTGGACTGTGTTTCCATATGCTTTGGCTGCTCTGACAGGATTATTCCTCTATCTGCGAAGCCGCTACTCAAGTTAG
- the LOC125188005 gene encoding probable LRR receptor-like serine/threonine-protein kinase At5g48740, protein MEHQFNWLILSLFSALIRLTLCYQDGFLSLACGGSVNYVDSSNVSWTADGYYVSKGNISSVVFPEGTSRSLRFFPDSLGRNCYRLPLHNTSSLFLVRSTFVYKNYDGLEKPPVFSVSLGTAITTTVNLAHTDPWIEEFVWAPNKDVLPLCFHSIPNGGFPVVSSVEVRPLPVGAYSAALGDWSSKLMRKAYRINCGYVDGPLRYPLDPYDRIWDADEDYSPYHVSSGFDIDSNFSLSGIKESPPCVILQTGRVLARWNSLVYALPLDSLGDYHVVLYFAGILPVSPSFDVLINGNVVYSNYTVARWEASSLFFTVRGIRSLNVTLKAIAYYPLVNALEVYEILDVPLDSSSTTVSALQVIQQSTGKDLGWQDDPCSPTPWEHIGCDGNLVTSLRLSDINLRKISPIFGDLLDLKALDLHNTSLAGEIQNLGGLQHLEKLNLSFNRLTSFGSELEDLMNIRVLDLQNNSLQGEVPESLAELKDLHLLNLENNKLQGPLPQSLNRESLEVRTSGNLCLSFLTTCNESSSNSSLQTPQVTVFTPGKRKNHTHLGVVLGVVCGAVLALFAIAFSALLYIKNKRGESASIPKSEVDMHTWGSARVFTYKEIKTTTNNFKQAIGRGSFGCVYAGKLPGGRLVAVKVRFDKTQLGGESFINEVSLLSQIRHQNLVSLEGFCCESKHQILVYEFLPGGSLADNLYGAKSKKLTLSWVRRLKIAVDAAKGLDYLHNGSDLRIIHRDVKSSNILLDTEMNAKVCDFGLSKQVAQSDASHVTTVVKGTAGYLDPEYYSTQQLTEKSDVYSFGVVLLELICGREPLTHTGTPDSFNLVLWAKPYLQAGAFEIVDESLEGSFDAESMRRASLIACRSVERDALRRPSISEVVAELKEAYNLQLNYLGTSAAN, encoded by the exons ATGGAGCATCAATTCAACTGGCTTATCTTATCACTATTTTCAGCACTCATCAGGCTCACTCTATGCTACCAAGATG GATTCTTGAGTTTAGCATGTGGTGGAAGTGTGAACTACGTCGATTCTTCCAATGTTTCGTGGACAGCGGATGGATATTATGTGAGCAAAGGGAACATCAGTAGTGTTGTTTTCCCAGAGGGCACGTCTCGCTCGCTCAGATTCTTCCCGGATTCGTTGGGGAGAAACTGCTACAGGCTACCATTGCACAACACCTCATCGCTGTTTCTTGTGAGGAGCACGTTCGTGTACAAGAACTACGACGGCCTTGAGAAGCCCCCTGTGTTCTCTGTCTCTCTTGGCACGGCTATCACCACCACGGTCAATCTTGCCCACACCGATCCTTGGATTGAGGAATTCGTGTGGGCGCCTAATAAGGATGTGTTGCCCTTGTGCTTCCACTCCATCCCGAATGGGGGGTTCCCGGTCGTCTCGTCTGTTGAGGTCCGGCCTCTGCCTGTTGGGGCCTACAGCGCTGCGTTGGGAGATTGGAGCAGTAAGCTTATGAGGAAGGCGTACCGTATCAACTGTGGCTATGTCGATGGACCACTGAg GTACCCTCTTGATCCATATGATAGAATATGGGATGCTGATGAGGATTACTCGCCTTACCACGTCTCGTCTGGCTTCGACATCGATAGCAACTTCAGCCTGTCCGGCATCAAGGAGAGCCCCCCGTGTGTTATACTGCAGACAGGGCGCGTTTTAGCCAGGTGGAACAGCCTCGTATACGCGCTGCCTCTAGACAGCTTGGGAGACTACCATGTTGTCCTCTACTTTGCTGGCATTCTGCCAGTCTCCCCATCATTCGACGTGCTGATCAATGGGAACGTCGTCTACTCAAACTACACAGTGGCACGCTGGGAGGCGAGCAGCCTCTTCTTTACTGTGAGAGGGATCAGGAGCTTGAACGTTACGTTGAAGGCCATCGCCTACTATCCTCTGGTGAATGCTCTTGAGGTTTACGAGATTCTCGACGTTCCTCTAGACTCTTCTTCAACTACAG TTTCAGCGCTCCAGGTTATCCAGCAGTCCACGGGGAAGGATCTCGGGTGGCAAGATGATCCATGCTCTCCAACACCATGGGAGCACATCGGCTGTGATGGAAACCTTGTTACATCACT GAGACTCTCGGATATCAACTTGAGAAAGATCAGCCCTATATTTGGTGATCTGCTGGATCTAAAAGCACT GGATCTGCACAACACTTCTCTTGCTGGAGAAATACAAAACTTGGGAGGCCTACAGCATCTTGAGAAACT GAACTTGAGCTTCAATCGGTTAACATCATTTGGTTCTGAGCTGGAAGACTTGATGAACATTCGAGTTCT GGATCTGCAGAACAATAGTCTGCAAGGGGAAGTACCTGAGAGCTTGGCAGAGCTGAAGGATCTTCATCTGTT GAACCTGGAGAATAACAAGCTACAAGGGCCACTCCCGCAGTCACTAAACCGAGAAAGCTTAGAAGTCAG GACATCGGGGAATTTATGTCTCTCCTTCTTGACGACATGCAACGAGAGCTCAAGCAATTCTTCGCTCCAAACTCCACAAGTCACGGTCTTCACCCCAGGAAAGCGCAAAAACCATACACATCTAGGTGTTGTACTTGGTGTAGTGTGTGGTGCTGTTCTTGCTCTTTTTGCCATCGCGTTTTCAGCTCTCCTGTACATCAAGAATAAGAGAGGCGAAAGCGCGTCTATACCAA aaTCAGAAGTGGACATGCATACATGGGGTTCAGCAAGAGTTTTCACTTACAAGGAGATCAAAACAACCACAAACAATTTCAAACAGGCCATAGGGCGTGGTAGCTTCGGATGTGTGTATGCTGGCAAGCTCCCGGGTGGCAGACTCGTAGCTGTTAAAGTCCGGTTTGACAAAACTCAGCTCGGAGGTGAATCTTTCATCAATGAG GTGTCTCTTCTGTCACAAATTCGCCACCAGAATCTTGTATCCTTGGAAGGATTCTGCTGTGAATCAAAGCATCAGATTCTGGTTTACGAGTTCTTACCCGGTGGATCCTTGGCCGATAACCTCTAtg GGGCTAAAAGTAAGAAACTGACACTAAGTTGGGTGCGTAGACTGAAAATTGCTGTGGATGCTGCAAAAG GTTTGGACTACCTACACAATGGAAGTGATCTACGGATAATTCATCGCGACGTGAAGAGCAGCAACATACTTTTAGACACGGAAATGAACGCTAAAGTCTGTGATTTTGGCCTTTCTAAGCAAGTGGCTCAGTCAGATGCATCTCATGTCACTACTGTAGTCAAAGGCACTGCAGGCTATCTAGATCCAGa GTACTATTCCACTCAACAGTTAACTGAGAAGAGTGATGTATATAGCTTCGGAGTTGTACTTCTCGAGCTGATATGTGGCAGAGAGCCGCTCACTCACACAGGAACTCCAGATTCCTTCAATTTGGTCCTTTGG GCTAAACCGTACTTACAGGCTGGGGCATTTGAGATTGTGGATGAGAGCCTAGAGGGAAGCTTTGATGCAGAGAGCATGAGAAGGGCTTCTCTGATTGCTTGCAGGTCGGTTGAACGAGATGCGTTGCGCAGGCCGAGCATTTCAGAAGTGGTGGCTGAGCTCAAAGAAGCATACAATCTCCAGCTAAACTATCTTGGAACCTCTGCTGCAAATTAA
- the LOC125188008 gene encoding cytochrome b5-like, producing MAKVYTLAEVSEHNNSKDCWLVIGGKVYDVTNFLDDHPGGDDILINATGKDATEDFDDIGHSPSALTKLEEFLVGEIDVSTIPPKKAYAPPKQPHHNQDKTPEFIVKLLQFLVPLVILGLAVGLRLYAKSEA from the exons ATGGCTAAGGTTTACACTCTAGCTGAGGTTTCAGAGCACAACAACAGCAAGGATTGCTGGCTTGTCATTGGAGGAAAG GTCTACGACGTCACCAATTTCTTGGATGATCATCCCGGTGGCGACGACATTTTAATAAACGCGACAG GGAAGGATGCAACCGAGGATTTTGATGATATCGGGCACAGCCCCAGCGCTCTGACGAAGTTGGAAGAGTTCCTCGTTGGTGAGATTGACGTGTCAACAATCCCCCCCAAGAAGGCGTACGCCCCTCCCAAGCAGCCTCATCACAATCAGGACAAGACGCCAGAGTTCATCGTCAAGCTCCTACAGTTCTTAGTCCCTTTGGTCATCTTGGGCTTGGCCGTTGGCCTCCGTTTATACGCCAAATCCGAGGCCTAG